Part of the Sulfobacillus acidophilus DSM 10332 genome, ACGCCACGTATATAACCTCAGCTTGACCTTTGATCCCGACGGTCGAGCGATGCAGCTGACCCCTAAAGTCAACTTGGTCCCGACGCAGGAAGACCAGTTAGGTCTCACGGCAGGCCGACCGGAGGCCGTTTCTGCCGTCCGGTTACCGGATACCTCGGCGGTTTTGGCCACCGCCATTTGTTACGACGGGTTTCAGGTGGCCCATACCGACAGTGAACCGGACTTTTATAACGTGATGGCTTATCTTGATCAACAGGGCGTGCAGATTTTAGCGCAACCATCCGCCAATCCCTGGTGGTGGGACCAACCGTGGCCGCTCCGGCCTTCCGTCATTCGGGCCGACCAATGGCAAAACGAGAGTGCCATTGCGCAATTGGGGGAAAGTCGGTCGATTGCCGTGATTATTAATAGCCACCTGATTTTTGATTTTCTCGATTTGCATTTTGACGGCCAAAGTGTCATTGCCGCGCGTCACGGCTCGTCGGTCGTCAAACTCGCCGAAGCGCCCGGATTTCGCGGTCCTGAGGCTGAAACGGTTCTGCATGCCCGCTGGACCGGAGACTAATGGGTCCGGCGGATCCAAAATTGATAGGGCGGGGCCTCGCCCGCTTGTCTCACCAGTTCGTGACCGGTGGACCGGCACCAGGCACGAAAATCTTCCAGGGAACCGGGATCCGTCGTCCAAATTTCGACGATCTCCCCGACCTCGATTTGACTGACTCCCCGTTTGGCCCGGATAATCGGTAACGGACAGGCTAACCCTTTGGCATCGATACTTAATTGCACCGCGAGCGGAGCACCCTGATCAGCCATCGTTATCCTCCCGTCCTCGGTTCTTTTCTCGAATATACCCCAGATTGGGGCCGGAACCAATTCCACCCGAGAAAATTCCTTTGCCGTTGTAAATGATTGTTATATCAGGTAGAATAATCCAACAAACTCTTTAAGGGGGCGAGGATGTGACCGCGCCTCGCATTGCTGTCTGTCAGGCTCCGTATCTACGCGACGCCGAGCAAGCCACCTTACGGGCATTGGATCAATTACGCCAAGCGGCTAGCCGCGGGGTGGACGTGGTCGTGTTTCCCGAGTGGGTGTTAGGCCTAAACCCCGTCGAAGTCCTTCCCAATCGCTATACCGAGCGCATTGCGCGCTTAGCCCAAGAACTGCATGTGATGGTCGTCACCGGCAGTATTCGGGTGCTGGATGCCGAGACGGGCAAAAAGCAGCAACGGTCGCTGGTGTTTGATCGCGATGGGGCTTTAGTGGGCAGCCAGGCCAAAATGAATTTTTCCCCTCCGGAACGGCCCTGGTTTGAACCCGGCACCGGCATTAATGCGGTCCTCACCCGCTCGGGTCGGATCGTCATCTTACCGGGACTCGACGCCACCGACCCCGTTCTCTGGAAGGCCACCCGGGAGCTTCGGCCCGATTTGGTGGTTATGGCCGCTAACCCGAAAACCTTAAACGAGCGGAGCGAATTGCAGGACCTGGCCGTCACCCGCAGCTTGGAAATCCACGGAACGGTCGTGTTGGCCCCGCTGTGCGGGCGGTTTTCCGGTGCCACGTATGTTGGCGGCGCCTTAATCGCCTCGGAAGGACGTATTCTCGGGATTACCGACGAACCGGACACGGTCTTGGTGGCCGGGGATGCGGAATCGGCTTTAATTCAACTCGGGGTTACCGATGTGTCGAGTTATTTGCCGCTCGCACGCCCATTACCCGGGGTCAACTTAGATCCCAAGAAAGCGGTCACTCCGGAAGCCGAAAAACGGGTCTTGGTGGACTGGGGGGCACTGGCGAGTCACGATATCATGGAAAACGGGCTCCATTTGTTGGCCGTGTCCCGGGAAAATCCCCGCTGGACCGCATTAGCGCCCGCCCGTCCCCACTACGCGCAAGAATTACACCAACTTCTCGAACACGGTGCCGCCGGGGCGTTTATGTATCCCGGTCTCGACCGGTTATTTCCCTGGCACGATGCGGTACGCCAATTGGGTAGCGTGCTGGCGCCGTACCGCCGGCCCCTTTTGGTCCATTCAGGGCCCGGTCTCGCCCCTTTGCGCTACGACGCGCCCGCCCTCTGGGATGAATTTGTCGCCGAATTCCCTATGATTCCGCTCATTTTGTTGCATATGGGAGGCCGATCGCCCTACGTGGAAGAAGCCCTGGTCCTTGCCGAACGCCACCCCTCGGTGTGGCTGGAAACCTCGGGAGCCCCGGTGGGCGCCATTCGGGAAGCGATCCGGCAACTCGGAACCCGCCGGGTGGTCTTTGGCAGTGGGGGGACTTCGGCTCTTTTTTCGACCGAATGGGCTAAAGTCGAAATCCTGAAAGAGGAGTTGACGCCGGAAGGGTTCCAACAAGTGGTGTATCATAACGCCCGGGCGCTGTTTTTTCCCGGCGAACGCGCTCCGCAGCGAGCCGGTAACGAAAGCGCCACGATTCAGCGCCTCAGCTAGCCTTCTGCCCGGCCAAACGCGTACAATGAACCTATCAGCCATTATTCGAGGAAAGCGGGGCCAGGCACCACGAGTACGTCCGATGCGCTAGTTCCGGTGGTTGACCTGAACGGTCACCCGCTCAGCCCGTGTACTCCCGAAAAAGTCGAGCAAAATGTCCGTGACGGGTTAGCTCATTTTTCGGACGGCATTTTACATCTACATTACCGCCCGCTGGCCTATCGCCGCGTCTATCGGCAGGTCCGCCGTCGAGACGGATGGATTTGTGCTTGGTGCGGTGGGCCCGGGTCGACGCTGGACCATGTTATCCCGATTTGTTGGGGTGGCCAGACGACGTTAGATAACTGCGTCATCGCCTGTCGTGCGTGTAACCACAGCCGGAATAATGCGCTCCCGTCCCAGTTTATTCGTTGGACCGGACTCGAACCGAGCCATCCGGTCATCCAAAAGATTTTGGCTCGCGAGGCCTATTACCTTCAACAAGCCGAAACGAGTTTGGCCGAACGGCCGCTTTCCGCCTGCCTCAGCCGAGAAGAGGCCCAGGTCTGGGTTGCTTACCGTCAAGGCGAATTAGACCGGGTACGCCCCACTCCGCCGGAATCCCCTTTATCTCGACTGAAAGGCGAAGGCAAACTCTTTGGCCAATATTTTGTCCCCTAA contains:
- a CDS encoding hypothetical protein (PFAM: Carbon-nitrogen hydrolase~KEGG: mxa:MXAN_1465 hypothetical protein~SPTR: Putative uncharacterized protein;~manually curated), encoding MKAVDLFAVQPYMTVQDYRSESAFFQKMAGLFEVADRQRDPALPAVIVWPEDLATFLLLTDVPPALLQARTLDEAFERIGKAHGPALVATLLRYRARSLKQAFFLWGSARVWRIWFRTMSELARRYRMTVVAGSALVAANRWGLVASPYAPASRHVYNLSLTFDPDGRAMQLTPKVNLVPTQEDQLGLTAGRPEAVSAVRLPDTSAVLATAICYDGFQVAHTDSEPDFYNVMAYLDQQGVQILAQPSANPWWWDQPWPLRPSVIRADQWQNESAIAQLGESRSIAVIINSHLIFDFLDLHFDGQSVIAARHGSSVVKLAEAPGFRGPEAETVLHARWTGD
- a CDS encoding SirA-like domain-containing protein (PFAM: SirA-like protein~InterPro IPR001455~KEGG: bts:Btus_2487 SirA family protein~PFAM: SirA-like~SPTR: SirA family protein); its protein translation is MADQGAPLAVQLSIDAKGLACPLPIIRAKRGVSQIEVGEIVEIWTTDPGSLEDFRAWCRSTGHELVRQAGEAPPYQFWIRRTH
- a CDS encoding Nitrilase/cyanide hydratase and apolipoprotein N-acyltransferase (PFAM: Amidohydrolase; Carbon-nitrogen hydrolase~COGs: COG2159 metal-dependent hydrolase of the TIM-barrel fold~InterPro IPR003010:IPR006992~KEGG: cwo:Cwoe_4140 amidohydrolase 2~PFAM: Nitrilase/cyanide hydratase and apolipoprotein N-acyltransferase; Amidohydrolase 2~SPTR: Amidohydrolase 2), with product MTAPRIAVCQAPYLRDAEQATLRALDQLRQAASRGVDVVVFPEWVLGLNPVEVLPNRYTERIARLAQELHVMVVTGSIRVLDAETGKKQQRSLVFDRDGALVGSQAKMNFSPPERPWFEPGTGINAVLTRSGRIVILPGLDATDPVLWKATRELRPDLVVMAANPKTLNERSELQDLAVTRSLEIHGTVVLAPLCGRFSGATYVGGALIASEGRILGITDEPDTVLVAGDAESALIQLGVTDVSSYLPLARPLPGVNLDPKKAVTPEAEKRVLVDWGALASHDIMENGLHLLAVSRENPRWTALAPARPHYAQELHQLLEHGAAGAFMYPGLDRLFPWHDAVRQLGSVLAPYRRPLLVHSGPGLAPLRYDAPALWDEFVAEFPMIPLILLHMGGRSPYVEEALVLAERHPSVWLETSGAPVGAIREAIRQLGTRRVVFGSGGTSALFSTEWAKVEILKEELTPEGFQQVVYHNARALFFPGERAPQRAGNESATIQRLS
- a CDS encoding HNH endonuclease (PFAM: HNH endonuclease~InterPro IPR003615:IPR002711~KEGG: sth:STH166 hypothetical protein~PFAM: HNH endonuclease~SMART: HNH nuclease~SPTR: Conserved domain protein); protein product: MVDLNGHPLSPCTPEKVEQNVRDGLAHFSDGILHLHYRPLAYRRVYRQVRRRDGWICAWCGGPGSTLDHVIPICWGGQTTLDNCVIACRACNHSRNNALPSQFIRWTGLEPSHPVIQKILAREAYYLQQAETSLAERPLSACLSREEAQVWVAYRQGELDRVRPTPPESPLSRLKGEGKLFGQYFVP